From a single Lolium rigidum isolate FL_2022 chromosome 7, APGP_CSIRO_Lrig_0.1, whole genome shotgun sequence genomic region:
- the LOC124670572 gene encoding GTP cyclohydrolase 1-like produces the protein MGALEEARLAAVEAVAACGCEEEDEDLLEFVGGGGEGPGDAMEAAVRALLVGLGEDDRREGLRRTPKRVAKAFRDGTRGYKQKVKDIVQGALFPEVGVDKRTGSAGGTGGQVVVRDIDLFSYCESCLLPFSIQCHVGYVPSGGRVVGLSKLSRVADVFAKRFQNPQRLANEVCGALHASIQPAGVAVALQCWHIPLPENLKCKSSQGLIGTSHSSSSGVFEGENSSFWNDFVALLKLRGIDMEVDSHSAILPWCPLRPQEVPLCNGHGKRMTTNGAISPKSGPTPSNMVSAVSTMLLALGEDPLRKELLGSPQRYVQWLMRFRACNLDVKLNGFTLNVASVYERPDEDATDHRAISSELHLPFCAQCEHHLLPFYGVVHIGYYGSGDGEVIDRSHFQALVHFYGCKLQVQERMTRQIAEAVYSVSHRGAIVVVEANHICMISRGIEKIRSSTATIAVLGDFLTDSSAKASFLQNLIDTAGQEV, from the exons ATGGGAGCCCTCGAGGAGGCGCgcctcgccgccgtcgaggcCGTCGCCGCGTGCGGGtgtgaagaggaggacgaggatcTCCTGGAGTTtgttggcggcggtggcgagggCCCGGGAGATGCCATGGAGGCGGCGGTGCGCGCGCTGCTCGTGGGGCTGGGCGAGGACGACCGCAGGGAGGGGCTGCGCAGGACGCCCAAGCGCGTCGCCAAGGCCTTCCGCGACGGAACACGAG GTTACAAACAGAAAGTAAAAGACATTGTGCAGGGTGCTCTGTTCCCTGAGGTTGGTGTTGACAAAAGGACTGGTTCTGCTGGAGGAACTGGAGGGCAAGTTGTTGTCCGTGACATCGATCTTTTTTCATACTGTGAGTCATGCTTGCTTCCATTCAGCATACAATGCCATGTTGGGTATGTgccatcaggtggaagggttgtTGGTTTAAGCAAGCTTTCAAGAGTAGCTGACGTCTTTGCCAAGAGGTTTCAAAACCCTCAAAGATTAGCTAATGAAGTCTGTGGTGCATTGCATGCTAGCATACAACCTGCAGGTGTGGCTGTTGCTCTGCAGTGCTGGCACATACCGTTGCCAGAGAACTTGAAATGCAAGAGTTCTCAAGGTTTGATTGGAACATCACATTCATCTAGCTCTGGAGTTTTTGAGGGTGAGAACAGCTCTTTTTGGAATGACTTTGTGGCTCTTCTTAAGCTTAGAGGCATAGACATGGAGGTGGACAGCCATTCTGCTATTCTACCATGGTGCCCTTTGAGGCCTCAGGAGGTTCCACTCTGCAATGGTCATGGCAAGAGGATGACGACTAATGGTGCAATTTCACCAAAATCTGGACCCACTCCCTCTAATATGGTTTCTGCTGTTAGCACAATGCTCCTAGCCCTTGGAGAAGACCCCCTCAGGAAAGAACTTCTAGGCAGTCCTCAGCGTTATGTGCAATGGCTGATGAGGTTCAGAGCATGTAATCTCGATGTGAAGCTGAATGGTTTTACACTTAATGTTGCCAGTGTATATGAGAGACCAGATGAAGACGCTACTGATCATCGAGCAATCAGTTCTGAGCTGCATCTGCCATTTTGCGCCCAGTGCGAGCACCACCTCCTGCCATTCTATGGAGTAGTGCACATTGGTTATTATGGCAGCGGAGACGGCGAAGTCATTGATCGCTCTCATTTTCAGGCACTGGTTCATTTCTATGGGTGCAAGCTTCAAGTTCAGGAAAGGATGACAAGACAGATAGCTGAAGCAGTTTATTCAGTTTCTCACCGTGGAGCCATAGTTGTTGTAGAGGCCAACCACATTTGCATGATATCAAGGGGGATAGAGAAAATCAGGAGTAGTACAGCAACAATTGCAGTTTTGGGTGACTTCTTGACCGATTCTTCTGCCAAGGCATCCTTTCTACAGAACTTAATAGATACTGCTGGCCAGGAAGTATGA
- the LOC124677615 gene encoding naringenin,2-oxoglutarate 3-dioxygenase has product MAPVEREPFLPTGEATLRPSFVRDEDERPKVAHDRFSDEVPVISLHGIDDARRAEIRDRVAAACEGWGIFQVVDHGVDAALIAEMARLSRDFFSLPAEDKLRYDMSGGKKGGFIVSSHLQGETVQDWREIVTYFSYPVKARDYGRWPDKPAGWRAVVEQYSERLMALSCKLLGVLSEAMGLETEALSKACVDMDQKVVVNFYPKCPQPDLTLGLKRHTDPGTITLLLQDLVGGLQATRDGGNTWITVQPIAGAFVVNLGDHGHYLSNGRFKNADHQAVVNGESSRLSIATFQNPAPDAKVWPLAVREGEETILEEPITFTEMYRRKMARDLELAKRKKQAKADQLKQQLQQEAVAAAAHTKPLNQILA; this is encoded by the exons ATGGCGCCGGTGGAGAGAGAGCCCTTCCTGCCGACGGGGGAGGCCACGCTGCGGCCGTCGTTCGTGCGGGACGAGGACGAGCGGCCCAAGGTGGCGCACGACCGCTTCAGCGACGAGGTGCCCGTCATCTCGCTCCACGGCATCGACGACGCGCGGAGGGCCGAGATCCGGGACCGCGTGGCGGCGGCGTGCGAGGGGTGGGGCATCTTCCAGGTCGTCGACCACGGCGTCGACGCCGCGCTCATCGCCGAGATGGCCAGGCTCTCGCGCGACTTCTTCTCGCTCCCCGCCGAGGACAAGCTCCGCTACGACATGTCCGGCGGCAAGAAGGGCGGGTTCATCGTCTCCAGCCACCTCCAG GGCGAGACGGTCCAGGACTGGCGGGAGATCGTGACCTACTTCTCGTACCCGGTCAAGGCGCGGGACTACGGGCGGTGGCcggacaagccggcggggtggcgcGCGGTGGTGGAGCAGTACAGCGAGCGGCTCATGGCGCTGTCCTGCAAGCTGCTGGGGGTGCTGTCGGAGGCCATGGGCCTGGAGACGGAGGCCCTGTCCAAGGCGTGCGTGGACATGGACCAGAAGGTGGTGGTCAACTTCTACCCCAAGTGCCCCCAGCCCGACCTCACCCTCGGCCTCAAGCGCCACACCGACCCCGGCACCATCACCCTCCTCCTCCAGGACCTCGTCGGCGGACTCCAGGCCACCCGCGACGGCGGCAACACCTGGATCACCGTACAGCCCATCGCCGGCGCATTCGTCGTCAACCTCGGCGACCACGGCCAC TACTTGAGCAACGGGAGGTTTAAGAACGCGGACCACCAGGCGGTGGTGAACGGGGAGAGCAGCAGGCTGTCCATCGCCACGTTCCAGAACCCGGCGCCGGACGCCAAGGTGTGGCCGCTGGCGGTGAGGGAGGGGGAGGAGACCATCCTGGAGGAGCCCATCACCTTCACCGAGATGTACCGCCGCAAGATGGCGCGCGACCTCGAGCTCGCCAAGCGCAAGAAGCAGGCCAAGGCTGACCAGCTCAAGCAGCAGCTACAGCAGGAGGCGGTGGCCGCCGCCGCGCACACAAAGCCCCTCAACCAGATTCTTGCCTAG